In Streptomyces seoulensis, the following are encoded in one genomic region:
- a CDS encoding mechanosensitive ion channel family protein, producing the protein MNRTPTLDDLVLAGIALAAGLVLAFLSRTVLRWLAKHAKRTRWSGDDVIVDALRSVVPWAAIAGGIAAGAALLPMTRTVRHHVSQSLQVWLILVVTLSAARVIAGLVQSVTQSRSGVAGSATIFVNITRVLVLAIGFLVVLQTLGISIAPLLTALGVGGLAVALALQDTLANLFAGIHILASKTVQPGDYIRLSSGEEGYVVDINWRQTTVRQLSNNLVVIPNGQLAKTNMTNFTRPEQELTVLVQAGVSYDSDLEHVERVTAEVVDEVMTEITGAVPEHEAAIRFHTFGDSRIGFTIILGVGEFSDQFRIKHEFIKRLHRRYREEGIRIPAPTRTVALQQGSVLIPHQRTADDMTAPSEQ; encoded by the coding sequence GTGAACCGCACCCCGACCCTGGACGACCTGGTCCTCGCCGGTATCGCGCTGGCCGCCGGGCTGGTGCTGGCCTTCCTGTCGCGGACGGTGCTGCGCTGGCTGGCCAAGCACGCCAAGCGGACCCGGTGGAGCGGCGACGACGTCATCGTGGACGCGCTGCGCTCCGTCGTGCCGTGGGCCGCGATAGCGGGCGGCATCGCGGCGGGCGCGGCCCTGCTGCCGATGACCCGTACCGTGCGGCACCACGTCAGCCAGTCCCTCCAGGTCTGGCTGATCCTCGTGGTGACGCTGTCGGCGGCGCGGGTGATCGCGGGCCTGGTGCAGAGCGTCACCCAGTCCCGCTCGGGCGTGGCGGGCTCGGCGACCATCTTCGTCAACATCACCCGGGTCCTGGTGCTGGCCATCGGCTTCCTGGTGGTGCTCCAGACCCTCGGCATCTCGATCGCCCCGCTGCTCACCGCCCTGGGCGTCGGCGGTCTCGCGGTCGCGCTGGCGCTCCAGGACACCCTGGCCAACCTCTTCGCCGGCATCCACATCCTCGCCTCCAAGACCGTGCAGCCCGGCGACTACATCCGGCTGAGCAGCGGCGAAGAGGGGTACGTCGTCGACATCAACTGGCGTCAGACGACCGTGCGTCAGCTCTCCAACAACCTGGTGGTCATCCCCAACGGCCAGCTCGCCAAGACCAACATGACCAACTTCACCCGCCCCGAACAGGAGTTGACGGTGCTGGTGCAGGCGGGGGTGAGCTACGACTCGGACCTGGAGCACGTGGAGCGGGTGACGGCGGAAGTCGTCGACGAGGTGATGACCGAGATCACCGGTGCCGTCCCGGAGCACGAGGCGGCGATCCGCTTCCACACCTTCGGGGACTCCCGGATCGGGTTCACGATCATCCTGGGCGTGGGCGAGTTCAGCGACCAGTTCCGGATCAAGCACGAGTTCATCAAGCGCCTGCACCGCCGCTACCGCGAGGAGGGCATCCGCATCCCGGCCCCGACCCGCACGGTCGCGCTCCAGCAGGGCTCGGTGCTGATACCGCACCAGCGCACGGCCGACGACATGACGGCACCGTCGGAGCAGTGA
- a CDS encoding putative leader peptide, with the protein MTRLETVTGRSGRTPSRAPLLKAPLLTSRLHIDLLRVCSAIGPRL; encoded by the coding sequence ATGACGCGCCTGGAGACGGTGACCGGCCGCAGCGGCCGCACGCCGTCGCGCGCCCCCCTCCTCAAGGCCCCGCTCCTCACCTCCCGCCTGCACATCGACCTCCTGCGCGTGTGCAGCGCCATCGGACCGCGCCTCTGA
- a CDS encoding crotonase/enoyl-CoA hydratase family protein, which produces MPVRVESRGQVTTVVLSRPQARNAVDGPTAAELAAAFRAFEEDEQARVAVLWGEGGTFCAGADLKAIGTGRGNRVAPDGDGPMGPTRMRLSKPVIAAVAGHAVAGGLELALWCDLRVAEEDAVFGVFCRRWGVPLIDGGTVRLPRLIGTGRAMDMILTGRPVPAAEAHAIGLADRVVPSGRARAEAEELAAAIARFPQDCLRSDRASVLDQEGLREEEAMGRELRHGRAVLAKASEGAARFAGGAGRHGAFDEP; this is translated from the coding sequence GTGCCGGTTCGGGTGGAGTCGCGGGGTCAGGTGACGACGGTCGTCCTGTCGCGCCCGCAGGCGCGCAACGCGGTCGACGGTCCGACGGCGGCCGAACTGGCCGCCGCCTTCCGGGCGTTCGAGGAGGACGAGCAGGCGCGCGTGGCGGTGCTGTGGGGTGAGGGCGGCACGTTCTGCGCGGGCGCCGACCTGAAGGCGATCGGCACCGGGCGCGGCAACCGGGTCGCACCGGACGGCGACGGCCCGATGGGGCCGACCCGGATGCGGCTGTCCAAGCCGGTGATCGCGGCCGTGGCCGGGCACGCCGTGGCGGGCGGTCTGGAGCTGGCCCTGTGGTGCGACCTCCGGGTGGCGGAGGAGGACGCGGTGTTCGGCGTCTTCTGCCGGCGCTGGGGCGTACCGCTGATCGACGGCGGTACGGTGCGGCTGCCCCGGCTGATCGGCACCGGCCGGGCCATGGACATGATCCTCACCGGCCGCCCGGTCCCGGCCGCCGAGGCCCACGCCATCGGCCTCGCGGACCGCGTCGTCCCGTCCGGCCGTGCCCGCGCCGAGGCGGAGGAACTGGCGGCGGCCATCGCCCGCTTCCCCCAGGACTGCCTGCGCTCCGACCGGGCCTCGGTTCTCGACCAGGAAGGACTGCGCGAGGAGGAGGCGATGGGCCGTGAACTCCGGCACGGGCGAGCGGTGCTGGCGAAGGCGTCGGAGGGCGCGGCCCGGTTCGCCGGGGGTGCGGGGCGGCACGGGGCGTTCGACGAGCCGTGA
- a CDS encoding NADP-dependent isocitrate dehydrogenase — MTDSTIIYTYTDEAPALATHSFLPVIQAYAAQAGVPVETRDISLAGRIIAVFPEYLNEDQRIPDALAELGDLAKTPAANIVKLPNISASIPQLKAAVAELQAKGYALPDYPEDPKTDEEREVRARYDKIKGSAVNPVLREGNSDRRAPASVKNYAKNHPHRMGAWTPESKTNVATMGENDFRSTEKSTVIAEDGTLRIELVAEDGTTTVLRESVPVRKDEVVDASVMHVAELEQFLAAQVARAKEEGVLFSVHLKATMMKVSDPIVFGHVVRAFFPKTFAKYGQTLKSAGLSPNDGLGGIYKGLEGLPEGAEIKASFDAELAEGPALAMVDSDKGITNLHVPSDVIVDASMPAMIRTSGHMWGPDGEEHDTLAVIPDSSYAGVYQAVIEDCRANGAYDPSTMGTVPNVGLMAQKAEEYGSHDKTFEVATAGTVRVTDADGNVLIEQPVAEGDIFRACQTKDDPIRDWVKLAVTRARATGDPAIFWLDETRAHDANLIAKVNQYLTEHDTEGLDIRVLPPVEAAKLSVERIRRGENTISVTGNVLRDYLTDLFPILELGTSAKMLSVVPLMAGGGLFETGAGGSAPKHVQQLVKENYLRWDSLGEFFALVPAFEQYAEATGNTRAKVLADTLDRATATFLNEDKSPTRRVGGIDNRGSHFFLSLYWAQELAQQTDDADLAKAFAPFAEALAADEQKIVDELLAVQGSPADIGGYYQPEKAKADAVMRPSATWNAALGSLS, encoded by the coding sequence GTGACTGACTCGACCATCATCTACACCTACACGGACGAAGCGCCGGCCCTGGCGACCCATTCGTTCCTGCCGGTGATCCAGGCGTACGCCGCGCAGGCCGGGGTCCCCGTGGAGACCCGCGACATCTCGCTGGCCGGGCGCATCATCGCCGTCTTCCCGGAGTACCTGAACGAGGACCAGCGCATCCCGGACGCGCTCGCCGAGCTGGGCGACCTGGCCAAGACGCCGGCCGCGAACATCGTCAAGCTGCCGAACATCTCGGCCTCGATCCCGCAGCTCAAGGCCGCTGTCGCCGAGCTGCAGGCCAAGGGCTACGCGCTGCCGGACTACCCCGAGGACCCGAAGACCGACGAGGAGCGCGAGGTCCGCGCACGCTACGACAAGATCAAGGGTTCCGCCGTGAACCCGGTCCTGCGTGAGGGCAACTCCGACCGCCGCGCCCCCGCCTCGGTGAAGAACTACGCCAAGAACCACCCGCACCGCATGGGCGCCTGGACCCCCGAGTCCAAGACCAACGTGGCCACCATGGGTGAGAACGACTTCCGCTCCACCGAGAAGTCCACGGTCATCGCCGAGGACGGCACGCTCCGTATCGAGCTGGTCGCCGAGGACGGCACCACCACCGTGCTGCGCGAGTCGGTACCGGTCCGCAAGGACGAGGTCGTCGACGCCTCCGTCATGCACGTCGCCGAGCTGGAGCAGTTCCTCGCCGCGCAGGTCGCCCGCGCGAAGGAGGAGGGCGTCCTGTTCTCCGTGCACCTCAAGGCCACGATGATGAAGGTCTCCGACCCGATCGTCTTCGGCCACGTGGTGCGCGCCTTCTTCCCGAAGACCTTCGCCAAGTACGGCCAGACCCTTAAGTCGGCCGGCCTGTCCCCCAACGACGGCCTCGGCGGCATCTACAAGGGCCTGGAGGGCCTGCCGGAGGGCGCCGAGATCAAGGCGTCCTTCGACGCCGAGCTGGCCGAGGGGCCCGCGCTCGCCATGGTCGACTCTGACAAGGGCATCACCAACCTGCACGTCCCCTCGGACGTCATCGTGGACGCCTCCATGCCCGCGATGATCCGCACCTCCGGCCACATGTGGGGCCCGGACGGCGAGGAGCACGACACCCTCGCGGTGATCCCGGACTCCTCCTACGCCGGTGTCTACCAGGCCGTCATCGAGGACTGCCGCGCCAACGGCGCCTACGACCCGTCCACCATGGGCACGGTCCCCAACGTCGGCCTGATGGCGCAGAAGGCCGAGGAGTACGGCTCGCACGACAAGACCTTCGAGGTCGCCACCGCGGGCACGGTCCGCGTGACCGACGCCGACGGCAACGTGCTCATCGAGCAGCCGGTCGCCGAGGGTGACATCTTCCGCGCCTGCCAGACCAAGGACGACCCGATCCGCGACTGGGTCAAGCTGGCCGTCACCCGCGCCCGCGCCACCGGCGACCCGGCGATCTTCTGGCTGGACGAGACCCGCGCGCACGACGCCAACCTGATCGCCAAGGTCAACCAGTACCTCACCGAGCACGACACCGAGGGCCTGGACATCCGCGTCCTGCCGCCGGTCGAGGCCGCCAAGCTGTCGGTGGAGCGCATCCGCCGCGGCGAGAACACCATCTCGGTGACCGGCAACGTGCTGCGTGACTACCTGACCGACCTCTTCCCGATCCTGGAGCTGGGCACCAGCGCCAAGATGCTGTCGGTCGTCCCGCTGATGGCGGGCGGCGGCCTGTTCGAGACGGGCGCGGGCGGCTCGGCCCCCAAGCACGTCCAGCAGCTCGTCAAGGAGAACTACCTGCGCTGGGACTCCCTCGGCGAGTTCTTCGCCCTGGTCCCCGCCTTCGAGCAGTACGCCGAGGCCACCGGCAACACCCGCGCCAAGGTCCTCGCCGACACCCTGGACCGCGCCACGGCGACCTTCCTCAACGAGGACAAGTCCCCGACCCGTCGCGTCGGCGGCATCGACAACCGCGGCAGCCACTTCTTCCTCTCCCTGTACTGGGCGCAGGAGCTGGCCCAGCAGACCGACGACGCCGACCTGGCGAAGGCGTTCGCCCCGTTCGCCGAGGCCCTCGCGGCCGACGAGCAGAAGATCGTGGACGAGCTGCTCGCGGTGCAGGGCTCCCCGGCCGACATCGGCGGCTACTACCAGCCGGAGAAGGCCAAGGCGGACGCGGTCATGCGCCCGTCGGCCACCTGGAACGCGGCGCTCGGCTCGCTGAGCTGA
- a CDS encoding bifunctional o-acetylhomoserine/o-acetylserine sulfhydrylase, with amino-acid sequence MSSQPIDSVTAGHTPDEPPAGPDTSAWSFETRQIHAGAAPDPTTGARATPIYQTTSFVFQDTQHAADLFSLAEPGNIYTRIHNPTQDVFEQRIAALEGGVAAVALASGQAAETLALLTLAGAGDHIVSSASLYGGTYNLFRHTLPRLGIEVSFVDDPDDAQAWRAAIRPNTKALFAETLGNPRGNVLDVRAVADVAHDAGVPLIVDNTVPTPYLLRPIEHGADIVVHSATKFLGGHGTAIAGVVVDGGTFDFGAHPERFPDFSEPDPSYHGLRYWPALGPGAYAVKLRVQLLRDLGPALSPHSAFLLLQGVETLSLRLERHSANALALAEWLQGRDEVAAVHYPGLASSKWYEAGRKYLPRGSGAIVSFELRDGVEAGKRFVDAVELFSHLANIGDVRSLIIHPASTTHSQLDEEQLTATGTAPGLVRLSVGIENLDDLKADLEAGFRAAKGAS; translated from the coding sequence ATGAGCAGCCAGCCCATCGACTCGGTCACCGCAGGACACACCCCGGACGAGCCGCCCGCCGGACCCGACACCTCGGCCTGGTCCTTCGAGACCCGGCAGATCCACGCCGGCGCGGCACCCGACCCCACGACCGGGGCGCGGGCCACGCCGATCTACCAGACCACGTCCTTCGTCTTCCAGGACACCCAGCACGCCGCCGACCTGTTCTCGCTCGCCGAGCCCGGCAACATCTACACCCGTATACACAACCCGACGCAGGACGTTTTCGAGCAGCGGATCGCCGCCCTGGAGGGCGGGGTCGCCGCCGTGGCGCTGGCCTCGGGACAGGCCGCCGAGACGCTCGCCCTGCTGACCCTGGCTGGCGCGGGCGACCACATCGTCTCCAGTGCCTCCCTGTACGGCGGCACGTACAACCTGTTCCGGCACACCCTGCCGCGGCTGGGCATCGAGGTGTCGTTCGTGGACGACCCGGACGACGCGCAGGCGTGGCGGGCGGCGATCCGGCCGAACACCAAGGCGCTCTTCGCGGAGACGCTGGGCAATCCGCGCGGCAACGTGCTCGACGTACGGGCGGTCGCGGACGTGGCGCACGACGCGGGCGTGCCGCTGATCGTGGACAACACGGTGCCGACCCCGTATCTGCTGCGGCCCATCGAGCACGGCGCGGACATCGTGGTGCACTCCGCGACCAAGTTCCTCGGCGGGCACGGCACCGCCATCGCCGGTGTGGTGGTGGACGGCGGCACCTTCGACTTCGGCGCCCACCCCGAGCGGTTCCCGGACTTCTCCGAGCCCGACCCCAGCTACCACGGTCTGCGGTACTGGCCGGCGCTCGGTCCGGGCGCCTACGCGGTCAAGCTGCGGGTGCAACTGCTGCGCGACCTGGGCCCGGCGCTCTCCCCGCATTCGGCGTTCCTGCTGCTCCAGGGCGTGGAGACGCTGAGCCTGCGCCTGGAACGGCACTCCGCCAACGCGCTGGCCCTGGCCGAGTGGCTTCAGGGCCGGGACGAGGTGGCCGCCGTCCACTATCCGGGGCTCGCGTCCAGCAAGTGGTACGAGGCGGGGCGGAAGTACCTCCCGCGCGGCTCCGGCGCGATCGTCTCCTTCGAGCTGCGGGACGGGGTGGAGGCGGGCAAGCGGTTCGTGGACGCGGTGGAGCTGTTCAGCCACCTCGCCAACATCGGTGACGTACGCAGCCTGATCATCCACCCCGCGTCCACGACCCACAGCCAGCTGGACGAGGAGCAGCTGACGGCGACTGGTACCGCGCCGGGGCTGGTCAGGCTGTCGGTGGGCATCGAGAACCTGGACGACCTGAAGGCGGACCTTGAGGCCGGGTTCCGCGCGGCCAAGGGCGCCTCCTGA
- a CDS encoding HD domain-containing protein has protein sequence MSDEPRNLLVDRTPLPDGIEERLRAQLTFLVEVDRLKTVLRQSPLAAADRRENDAEHSWHLAMMVALLAEHSDEPIDVGRTVELVLVHDLVEIYAGDTPLYDSAGGAGQLEREAVAADDLFGLLPDDQARRMRALWDEFEERATPEARFAKAMDRLQPLLLNWMARGGTWRTPGVTADDVRARKAVIGDASASLWTAGRHLIDEGERRGWSRSAPDQD, from the coding sequence GTGAGTGACGAACCCAGGAACCTGCTCGTGGACCGGACGCCCCTGCCCGACGGGATCGAGGAGCGGCTGCGGGCCCAGCTCACCTTCCTGGTGGAGGTGGACCGGCTCAAGACCGTGCTCCGTCAGTCGCCGCTCGCCGCGGCGGACCGCCGGGAGAACGACGCCGAGCACTCCTGGCACCTGGCCATGATGGTCGCGCTCCTCGCCGAGCACTCCGACGAGCCCATCGACGTCGGCCGCACCGTCGAGCTGGTGCTGGTGCACGATCTGGTGGAGATCTACGCCGGGGACACCCCGCTGTACGACAGCGCGGGCGGCGCCGGGCAGCTGGAGCGGGAGGCGGTCGCGGCCGACGACCTCTTCGGGCTGCTCCCGGACGACCAGGCCCGGCGGATGCGGGCGCTGTGGGACGAGTTCGAGGAACGCGCCACCCCCGAGGCCCGGTTCGCCAAGGCCATGGACCGGCTCCAGCCGCTGCTGCTCAACTGGATGGCCCGTGGCGGCACATGGCGCACCCCCGGCGTCACCGCCGACGACGTACGGGCCCGCAAGGCGGTGATCGGGGACGCCTCCGCCTCCCTGTGGACGGCTGGCCGGCACCTCATCGACGAGGGGGAGCGGCGGGGCTGGTCGCGGAGCGCGCCGGATCAGGACTGA
- the metX gene encoding homoserine O-acetyltransferase MetX, translating into MSTVPRARPAPPRPPVTGAWRDGDPAGRRRWHSSGTPLRLEAGGELPGLRLAFETWGRLAPDRSNAVLVLHALTGDSHVSGPAGPGHPTPGWWDALVGPGRALDTDRWFVVAPNVLGGCQGSTGPASPRPGTDRAWGGAFPFLTQRDQVAAEAGLADALGIERWALVAGGSMGGMRAMEWAVSYPERVGALLLLATTASASAEQIAWAGIQLGAIRADPHWRGGDYHSTGRGPVDGLGLARRLAHVTYRAEAELQTRFGRAPQGGEDPWHGGRYQVGSYLDHHAEKLVRRFDAGSYVVLTEAMNAHDVGRGRGGARSALAGVRAPALVAGVDSDRLYPLSQQRELAALIPSADGVRVVESPYGHDGFLIETEQVGRLVAELLR; encoded by the coding sequence CTGAGCACCGTTCCGCGCGCCCGCCCCGCCCCGCCGCGCCCGCCGGTCACCGGCGCCTGGCGGGACGGGGACCCCGCCGGGCGACGCCGGTGGCACAGCTCCGGTACGCCGCTGCGGCTGGAGGCGGGCGGTGAACTGCCGGGCTTACGGCTGGCGTTCGAGACCTGGGGGCGGCTCGCGCCGGACCGGTCCAACGCGGTGCTGGTGCTGCACGCGCTGACCGGCGACAGCCATGTCTCCGGTCCGGCCGGTCCGGGGCATCCCACGCCCGGCTGGTGGGACGCGCTGGTCGGTCCGGGCCGGGCGCTGGACACCGACCGCTGGTTCGTCGTCGCACCGAACGTGCTCGGCGGCTGTCAGGGCAGCACCGGCCCGGCCTCTCCCCGGCCGGGCACCGACCGGGCCTGGGGCGGGGCGTTCCCGTTCCTGACCCAGCGGGACCAAGTGGCGGCGGAGGCGGGGCTCGCGGACGCGCTCGGCATCGAACGGTGGGCGCTGGTCGCCGGCGGCTCGATGGGCGGGATGCGGGCGATGGAGTGGGCGGTGTCGTACCCGGAGCGGGTCGGCGCGCTCCTGCTGCTGGCCACGACAGCCTCGGCGAGCGCCGAGCAGATCGCCTGGGCGGGCATCCAGTTGGGAGCAATCCGCGCCGACCCGCACTGGCGGGGAGGCGACTACCACTCCACCGGGCGCGGCCCGGTGGACGGACTGGGTCTGGCCCGCCGTCTGGCCCATGTGACCTACCGCGCCGAGGCGGAGTTGCAGACCCGGTTCGGCCGGGCTCCGCAGGGCGGGGAGGACCCGTGGCACGGGGGCCGGTACCAGGTGGGCTCGTACCTGGACCATCATGCCGAGAAGCTCGTCCGCCGCTTCGACGCGGGGAGTTACGTGGTGCTGACCGAGGCGATGAACGCGCACGACGTGGGGCGCGGGAGGGGCGGTGCCCGCTCGGCGCTGGCCGGGGTGCGGGCGCCGGCGCTGGTGGCCGGGGTGGACTCCGACCGGCTCTATCCGCTGTCCCAGCAGCGGGAGTTGGCCGCGCTGATCCCGTCTGCGGACGGGGTGCGGGTGGTCGAATCGCCCTACGGGCACGACGGGTTCCTGATCGAGACGGAGCAGGTTGGCAGACTGGTGGCCGAGTTGCTGCGCTGA
- a CDS encoding N-formylglutamate amidohydrolase, translated as MSEPSFELLPGDPASPVLLHVPHSARTVPEEVRAGLLLDDTALERELDHITDAHTAELALRASELAGMRPWRFVNRLSRLVVDPERFPDEREEMRAVGMGAVYTRTTHREPLRAEDTDQVPLIEKYFEPYARALTEAVSERLAATGRAVVIDVHSYPSRPLPYELHGEGPRPAVCLGTDAFHTPPGLTAAARSAFSPYGKTGLDSPFSGTYVPLAHYGRERRVSALMVEIRRDTYMTEPGGPPGPGLEQLAAALAVLVDAVG; from the coding sequence GTGTCCGAGCCCTCGTTCGAGCTGCTGCCGGGTGACCCCGCGTCGCCGGTCCTGCTGCACGTACCGCATTCCGCGCGGACGGTCCCGGAGGAGGTGCGGGCGGGACTGCTGCTCGACGACACCGCGCTGGAGCGGGAGCTGGACCACATCACGGACGCGCATACGGCCGAACTTGCCCTTCGTGCATCCGAGTTGGCGGGAATGCGCCCCTGGCGGTTCGTGAACCGGCTGTCCCGGCTGGTGGTGGACCCCGAGCGGTTCCCGGACGAGCGGGAGGAGATGCGCGCGGTGGGCATGGGCGCCGTGTACACCCGGACCACGCACCGGGAGCCGCTGCGGGCCGAGGACACCGACCAAGTCCCGCTGATCGAGAAGTACTTCGAGCCGTACGCCCGCGCGCTCACCGAGGCGGTGTCGGAGCGGCTGGCCGCGACCGGACGGGCCGTGGTGATCGACGTCCACTCCTACCCGTCCCGCCCGCTCCCGTACGAGCTGCACGGCGAGGGCCCGCGCCCGGCGGTGTGCCTGGGCACCGACGCCTTCCACACCCCACCGGGCCTGACGGCGGCCGCCCGGTCGGCGTTCTCGCCGTACGGGAAGACGGGCCTGGACAGCCCGTTCAGCGGGACCTACGTACCCCTCGCGCACTACGGCCGGGAGCGGCGGGTGAGCGCGCTGATGGTGGAGATCCGCCGGGACACGTACATGACCGAGCCCGGCGGCCCGCCCGGCCCGGGCCTGGAGCAACTGGCGGCCGCGCTGGCCGTTCTGGTGGACGCGGTGGGTTAA
- a CDS encoding DUF4186 domain-containing protein, which translates to MTSHRDPEPRSEPEPFTPPSPAALDARLDSITRQPFRARFHLRGRDRVTAGLKGPATIRWHAYDLIAGRLAPAQPYKDGKQTPYRGHPVFVAQHATGTCCRTCLLRDHGIPRGRDLTRAEHVYVVEVICRWIEREMTGGAR; encoded by the coding sequence ATGACTTCTCACCGTGATCCCGAGCCGAGATCCGAGCCCGAGCCCTTCACCCCGCCCTCCCCCGCGGCGCTGGACGCGCGGCTCGACTCGATCACCCGGCAGCCGTTCCGGGCCAGGTTCCACCTGCGCGGACGCGACCGGGTCACCGCCGGGCTGAAGGGCCCGGCCACCATCCGCTGGCACGCCTACGACCTGATCGCCGGGCGGCTCGCCCCCGCGCAGCCGTACAAGGACGGCAAGCAGACCCCGTACCGGGGCCACCCCGTCTTCGTCGCCCAGCACGCCACCGGCACGTGCTGCCGCACCTGTCTGCTGCGCGACCACGGCATCCCCAGGGGCCGGGACCTGACCCGCGCCGAGCATGTCTACGTGGTGGAGGTGATCTGTCGCTGGATCGAGCGGGAGATGACCGGCGGCGCGCGCTGA
- a CDS encoding glutathione S-transferase C-terminal domain-containing protein, translating into MPITAPTALPTVRHSSAFRGRLGQDARSGHYAVPHRYRLHLSTADPDGLRLAIGHSLLGLDASCPVTLLPAVPDAPDGSHTALRPLYEASAHRYSGPAPAPVLSDAWSGRIVSTHAPDILRDLDLFPRAGGDPLRPCGWESTVDAVERLCAEGIEQAAQRAGRADEDPAGRAAALEVLLDTLSRLERRLAEDEYLAGGRLTAADIDLWVSLVQLDTVHRCHLDASAVHRITGFTALWSYARRLAAHPAFGTHLDLDGIARRHHGHCQGLEAAGAAVQILDWAAHAAKQG; encoded by the coding sequence ATGCCCATCACCGCGCCGACCGCCCTTCCGACCGTCCGGCACAGCTCCGCCTTCCGGGGACGGCTCGGGCAGGACGCCCGCAGCGGCCACTACGCCGTGCCGCACCGCTACCGGCTGCACCTCTCCACCGCCGACCCCGACGGACTGCGCCTCGCCATCGGCCACAGCCTGCTCGGTCTCGACGCGAGCTGTCCGGTCACCCTGCTCCCCGCCGTCCCCGACGCCCCGGACGGCAGCCACACCGCGCTCCGCCCGCTCTACGAGGCCAGCGCGCACCGCTACTCAGGACCCGCGCCCGCCCCCGTGCTCAGCGACGCCTGGTCCGGACGCATCGTCAGCACCCACGCGCCGGACATCCTGCGCGACCTCGACCTCTTCCCGCGCGCCGGCGGCGACCCGCTGCGGCCCTGCGGCTGGGAGTCCACCGTCGACGCCGTGGAACGGCTCTGCGCCGAGGGCATCGAACAGGCCGCGCAGCGCGCGGGCCGCGCCGACGAGGACCCGGCCGGGCGGGCCGCCGCGCTGGAGGTGCTCCTCGACACCCTGTCCCGGCTGGAGCGCCGGCTGGCCGAGGATGAGTACCTGGCCGGGGGCCGGCTCACCGCCGCCGACATCGACCTCTGGGTCTCCCTGGTCCAGCTCGACACCGTGCACCGCTGCCACCTCGACGCCTCCGCCGTGCATCGGATCACCGGCTTCACCGCCCTGTGGTCCTACGCCCGCCGCCTCGCCGCCCACCCCGCCTTCGGCACCCACCTCGACCTCGACGGCATCGCCCGCCGCCACCACGGCCACTGCCAGGGCCTCGAAGCCGCGGGCGCCGCCGTCCAGATCCTCGACTGGGCGGCCCACGCCGCGAAGCAGGGTTAA